AAAAGGGTCTAATTGAACTTCTGTTCCATTGAATTCTTCCTCGTCGCTGCTGCTATTGCTCATTCgtgctctcttttttctagaTCGCTTTGACTTGTCCGCTCTTGCGTCTGAATCGTTATCAAAATCCGTTAATAATTCTGCATCTTTCAGCTTGGCCTTAGCTTTCTCATACGATgctataaataagaattaattatataaatattttatatatataaaaaatataaatgcatattaaatattaaaggcTTCCGTTGTTTAAAGGAATTGGCACTTTATATTGTAGTTTGCGAAACGTTATTCTATTGCAGAAATACGCACTTATCACTCGGAAACCAATGCCATAGAAaatatgtgaatattattttagcaataaaaaatctgcgtcaaagaagaagaatgtgcaatatattgcataaattattaagaatttatacTTACAATCCTtggctattatttttataactggaATGTTCGTCCATAATTCCTTAGGTGGTTCCATGTTCCGAATAGCCTTTTCGTAGCGCTGTACATTTGTCAAAGTGGGCCATCGAGCCATTGACATGTCCTCATTTAACCAATTGCTTGGTATTAGTTGCAATCCATCGGAAAACTCGATGACGGCATAATAATCATGTTCCGACGGTGACATTATTTTTGGAGATCTACATTCAAATGGCATTTATATCAGTATGCAATAAAGGAAATAcagcaaaattgttttttgcaagtgtaattttgacatatttcATGACAACTTTTTGTAAAGACCATATTTGTAATTCTGATAGAGTATGTACTGCATATATTCCAATTAATGAAGAGTTGCAAGGTTGTTTATAAACGTCATCTCGATGAAGAAATTCTCGTCCTATAATTACGAAACTCTTTAGTTGCAAACAATATGCTATGTTTTCTATAAGAACAATTTTCCCACAACTTAAACCACAGCAGCAATTTGCATTGTTGCCTGCCTTTAGCGTCACATTTCCACGTCTTATACATTTGTATTGGGGGTCACTACAATGTGCAATAAGAGGTCCAGTGTTATGCTTTGATTTGAGATCAACTTTGAATTCAGTTTCCACCGAAGCCTTAATGATAACTGTGTTGTTTTCCATTTCAGCTATTCGTCGTACAATTTGCTGTAAGGGCTGATTGGGTTTTCTTACAAATCTTTTCAATGtctgcatataattttcaaatttatatgcgCTAAAACCATCTAAAGGACCAAACTTTTCGACATCCTCGACAAGGTGTACGAGCCCGTGGACATTGTGCGAGACATTGTGATTTCCATACAATTTTGCGAAAGAAGAAACATAATGTTCTAGCAGCTGTTGTGTATATGGTAAAAGAGAGTGTAATTTTTCACAGCACATTATTCTTACAGCCACGTGCAAAGATACAAAATGATTATACAGATCAGATCGCAACTTTGATTTTAAAGCTATAGGGCCCGTGTACAACAAGAATTGGCGATATTCCGTAGCTTTCCACATTCTAGCATATCTTAGCGACTTTGGTTTTCGTCCAAATTCAATTGGAAGGCATGGTAACAACTCGTTTTCTAAGCGTGCTGATATTTGCTGCTGTATAAGAAGTCGAAGACGATATTTTAAGTCACCATATAACCATAAGTTTAACGATTTACGAGTAACTCCCAAACAAACTAGATGCATGTAATCTTCGGGTACATTCGTAACGGGGCCAAAATTTGGTATTTCCAATAGATTGCATGTAATGCCGTCTTTATGATATGATtcatcagttttatttttaaaatctttatctgTTCTTTGCGGTGCGCCAAAGCGTGGAAAACAAATTCGGTTTTTAATGTAATCTCCTTCAACTGTGCATTTTGTGCAACTTCTGTAGCCCGTATGTGATATTACGCTTAATGCAAAGGACTTTGCTGGTGTATCACATATCAGTTGAAATATATAGCAAGGGAAATGTCGAccattgtgaatataattccgtctgaacataatattttagctTCTTCTActaaatcttcaaaaaaattatttgccgAGGCAGGTTTTTCTTTTCCACAATAAATTCCAACAGTGAAAACATTTCTGTACGGTATTACAGATGCTAAAATTGGCCACAGCTGATCCGGCATTGATTTCCAAAGTGGTAGTCCATCAACACTAAGTTGCAAATTAATGCAATCTGTAAGGTCCCCGGTTACCCGggatagtatttttaatatgccaCTTGTTAAACCAAGATGGAAATATATTCCTGATGGAACATCTCGTAATGTAGTTTTTTTAGGTGTTTGCAGAAGTGTCCGCGTGACTCTACAGGTAAACAGGAAAATTCAGTACATTCATGCTGTCGTAACCGTCttaataattgtgataacGCATCATGCTTGATATGATATCTAATTGCTCAATCAATAAGGAATTTTTTCATCGGCTCATTACCCTCTTGTTCTTCGTACTCTTGAAATTGTGGCAAATTAGCTACTTCATCATTGATGTCGTCTTCTTGTTCTGAAGATTCAGAATCGCTGAATTTGTAATGTATCATAGAAActtacgaataatatttttacgcggaaattggccgatcttctttaattaatttctcattaattattgcgaaaatcgcaaaacagtagaggacttttctattcggtttaacccgctctacctacacccgagaggtgattcagcaattaccggacaccctgtatacaatagcttttttaataaggtttaatatgtacgacagacaactttttttgataattaatgacGCGGAACTGTTCGCAAATAAtccgttatttttattcttcgctTTTAGGTGTCCTTGGCTGTTACAAGGAAAGCCGGGCAAGCAAAAGAAGACGTAAAACATGGAAGGACGACGGCGATGATCGAGACTAATGAGAGCACGTCGAGAGAAACGCTCCAGCCGCTCGAGGTCTAGCCTGGCTTGGCGCGGTGCGGCGAGACGTGAGCCGGCCCTGCTTAAAATGATAGATAGGAAATGATAGAAAATTCTGGCTTTCCTTTCCAATGGTGATTTTGAATCCCTTATTTCGTAACGCACTTACGAATTTTTACATAGGTGGCTTTAATTCAACTCTAACTGTCCCTATAATTTATCcttatgataattaatatgttatacaataatatatacaaataatgtaaaacatttttatacgtGTAGTATGTGACTCTAtgttgttttatatatgtatgtatgtaatattatgttactttatatacgtgtatatgtaattctatattactttatataagtgtgtatatgtgattctatattactttatatacgtGTTTGTATGTGAttctatgttattttatatacgtgtatatgtaattctatattactttatatatgtgtgtatgtgataTGTTACTTTACATACCTGTGTATGTAACTCTATGTTactttatatacatgtatatgtaattttatattactttatatacgtatatgtatgtgattctatattactttatatatatatatatatacatatttaaaactgtCTTAATATATAAACCAATTATAAAGTCGAATTAGCATCTAAAGACGATAAGATAGTCATCAAATAAGAACGGTCTATATCTAGAGACTATCTATATATAGAAGGCACAATAATACACGATATAAAGCAAGAACAACTAATATGGCCTGATATGGAGAATAGAGAATGATAAACTACTTAAGCAAGTAATGGAGTGGACCAATAggataagaaaagagaaaaaaacctAAGTAAACAgatggagaaaataaaaaaaattaataagtaaaaggAAGGGACAATTGGAATAAATAGAGATTAGGTATTGTACAACATTGTAAGACGAATTATTGcataaaccaaaaaatatatatttataattataaagtttttaaacaaGATGAGATTTatgacatattaaattatatatatatatatatatatatatatatatatattgcatatacatatatgaaacacattaataacatttataaatgttaatttgtagTTTATCTTTcagaacataaaaattatatttttgatgtgtaacaaaaataaaaaaatacaaatcagaaaattggaagtaataaaatactaaatgaATCTACAGGTAAACAGGAAAATTCAGTACATTCATGCTGTCGTAACCGTCttaataattgtgataacGCATCATGCTTGATATGATATCTAATTGCCCAATCAATAAGGAATTTTTTCATCGGCTCATTACCCTCTTGTTCTTCGTACTCTTGAAATTGTGGCAAATTAGCTACTTCATCATTGATGTCGTCTTCTTGTTCTGAAGATTCAGAATCGCTGAATTTGCGAACGTGAAGatattcatattcatattCGTTCCATAACACTTCTGTTTCGCAATCCTTTTGTACCTGTtcctcattattattatcactatcattattatcataatgatTATCTTGAAGATTTATCTCATCATATCTGCTTTTGTTGGTTTGCAATAACTCGTCTTCTACATTTGAACTGGTCTGTGGGGAAGAATCAGTGTCATCCAATAATGCCTTCGATAACAGTTGTATCTCTTCTTGCCGAAGTCTGCGACGATGTCGATTAGAATAGGagcttatatttttcaataagctTTTTCGATTCATTGTCACCTGCGCATTTACTAATTTGTATTACTCTTCATTATAATAGCCTTGTGCGAATTTATCGATATAAACTGCcacgcaaaaaatatataattgccaGTAatgacaaaatacaaaatataaattattaaaaaagaccGGTGGTAAAAAACACTAaactttaattgttattaatttttatatatttttaataatcacaCAAGAGATTCTAGAGAGTGTTAAATAGCGctagatttattttatgtacatttagaatctgtttatatttggaaatgtttatgaaaaaagtctgatttctttgaaatattttaaataattttaaatacttactaaaatataaacaacgGAATTAAAAAGTGTACATAACAAGACTGCATATTTGCAATAGTGAGAAAGCATGATATGTAGCGAAAAATATGAAGTGCAAGTATGGGAGAGAGGATTCAATAAACACAAAAAGAACTACGAAACATATAAAGTCGAACGAATATATAGtcg
This window of the Linepithema humile isolate Giens D197 chromosome 1, Lhum_UNIL_v1.0, whole genome shotgun sequence genome carries:
- the LOC136997292 gene encoding KIN17-like protein produces the protein MNRKSLLKNISSYSNRHRRRLRQEEIQLLSKALLDDTDSSPQTSSNVEDELLQTNKSRYDEINLQDNHYDNNDSDNNNEEQVQKDCETEVLWNEYEYEYLHVRKFSDSESSEQEDDINDEVANLPQFQEYEEQEEQEDDINDEVANLPQFQEYEEQEGNEPMKKFLID